The following nucleotide sequence is from Nymphalis io chromosome Z, ilAglIoxx1.1, whole genome shotgun sequence.
GTTttaacgtattttataaaacaccgatgctaaatatattttttatagcaatAAACGGTACTAACCCTGACGAAATGTCAACAATGGCTGAATTCGTCGTGCATATCTTTCATCAATAGACATACATAGAATAATTGTTCGTATGGTAATTCTCGGTAATACCCGGAGCCTATCGCGTTCAACATCGCATGCAGCGTTCAACGAATGCAGAAAATTGTTCGCCTAATCATACGTCTGTTTCTTGAGAAATTTTcgtgttttttgttttcattcatGTACTGAAATCGTTCATAACTATTCCACGTGCCCTCGCTGAGACGTCACGAACTAACGATAATAATGTTCGCCGCGATTTTTATCAGTCGCTTCGTTTTCAAAGaacatgtaattttaatttgtaaccaTTTCTTTCTGggtcattaaaaattaaaatttaacaaattatacctaatattataagtgtttaCATTCTTtcgaaacaattattttatttaaatatacagtaaTTATCAAAATGCTCGAATCAAAGTGTTCAAGCTATTTCATGTTGTTATACTCGCATGAAAATTAACTTCTAACTGTTCCCAGTACTGTTATCGTCATATCTAAACACCAGCGAAGAACATTAATCTGTTTTCCATTATTAATGCTAAATTgttaacataaaatcttaaaaacaaaatcatatataaaattgtattaaaaatttaataaaattttgtgccGCCGTATAATTGCCAATGAATTATTCTAAATTGACGAGTGTTCATTGTTACCTTAGTGtaacatatttcttttttaaatccttttataaaataagattaagaTTTCTTTTGAGTTctatttcaataacaaaaaagtatatattttagattcgATTGatacatcaatatatatattcatacacaTACATCCGGTAtgtgtatgaatatatatattgatgtgCTCTTCAGTTCCGTTGACACACGTGAGACCAGGGTGGTCCAGGGTGAAGACGTTCGGAAATGTTAGCGAGTATTGTTGAGGGCCCTCGCGTGATCCCGAGGATTTGTCAATGCTTACATACTCAACTgaactaaaaaataatgtacttttTTGTACCGGTTAGAAACATTTTCAATGAGCTCACTTGGTGGTCCCCCTTTCACTTAGTGCATGCCTGTCTGGGTGGGTACTATCCACTCATCACAAATTCTATTCCAAACATTAATACTTAACATTGTAtgccagtttgaagggtgagtgatccagtgtactACAGGCAATAAGGAGAGACATCTTAGTTTACAAAGTGggtgggtggcgcattggtgttgtaagagatggttaatacatatttcttagagtactaatgtctatgggtggtgatgaCCACTCATCATCTAGTGGCtcattttataatagtatatattatggaTGGATGATAAAGAGCTCGttataacaaaacatataatatagaatcttacgtacatttttttatgatattataatataaataataatagcatacattttataaagaaaaagacTCGCCAAAGGCGTTATTTTTctcttatacatataatttaaatagctgACGTGTCACGCGAAAGCGCACGATTTAACCCTTAACATTAAACATTATCCAACTAGTGAGAAATTACTACCATTGTTATCATAATATTCACATAAAACATCACGGTTAGTATAAATCAGGTGTTTGTGAGGCACGCAGGGCCGTGTGTGCTAGCGTCGCCTCTGTGTGCTGGCTCCGTGTTATATAataggaaataaaattaaaacaaagatttAGATCTAGGTAATGGTGTATGGTCATAAGAAATATATCATTTCAGTTATTTAAGAGacaacaataaaaattgttactatattttttactttaatttttagttttaaataaaataacacataaacGCACACacaaaaatcttataataaccTTATAAGAAACTTAGAACACTATTGGCAATCAAACCCGCGACCATTTCGACTGCACCACCCGAAGGAAATAGATACCCGGAAtagttctttaataaaataaaaatatatttttttacagttggCATCGTTTCTTATTCAATGCCGAAAGGCGACAAGAGGAGCAACGGTGTCGAGCTGACCGACATGATATACGACGGGCAGTGGGGTGACGAGTTAAGAGGTGGGCTGGGACAGCTCGTCGACGGGCAGTTCGGTGGTGACGAGATACGGGAGGCGGCCAAGACCTCTGCCTGGGTGGGGTGGCGTAACGACTCGAGGCCGAACCCCCCGGTCATCGTATTCGAATTCGACAAAGTGAGGGAGTTCAGCGCAGTGCACTTGTACAGCAACAATAAGTTCATGAGAGATGTACAGGTACGTTTTAACCACTGTCGATCTGGCTGGTTAGttttaaacgaataaaaatgCGATTAAGAACTCTTGTTATTTCCGTAATTTCACGTAAACCTTTCCACTAGGTGTTCTCCGAGGCTGTTATATCGTTTTCCATCGGAGGCCGACATTTTCAAGACGAGCCGATTCGCTACACGACGAATGAGGACAATATTTTCGAAAGTTCTCGAAACGTCAGCATTAAGCTCCACCACCGCATCGGGAAGTGGGTGCGGATCGAGCTCCATTTCTCGGCGCGTTGGATCCTCATCAGTGAGGTGCTGTTCGACTCAGGTGAGTGAATCAATCAAAGCTTCTTACTAATGTCGCGACACCAACATTCTACTAATACGTATTAACAGGGTAATAAAAATAGGTAGCATATATACAATTAAGTAGTCAATTAGCGATTCTGACTGTAATTTCTACCGAATAAAATGGTCAAAAAACTTCATCAAATAAAGTttcatatttatcttattagtACATAATTTTGATACCTTGTCTGCTTCTTCATTAACTCGACATTCATTTTCGTTTCGCATTCAACTCGACGTTCGGTACAGCCGTTATAAGATGATCTTGTCGtttaagaaacattaataaattataaaattaaagtattttcataTATCAGAACAAACCTATTATTTTCGACAGATGTCGCTCAAGGCAACTACACCCCAGAGATCCTCAAAACCACCGGCGTGAAGGACAAAACGAAAGCCCCGCCCACAAAGGACTTGCCAATATCCACAGCGCACCAAGAAGACCCGCTGTACATGGCTATAGTGGTAGGAGTCTTAACCGCGCTCGTGATACTCCTGGCCGTCGCAGTCTTTCTTATAATTCATCGACATAGACATAGGAAATGTTTCGCTTCCCCGTTAGCGAAAACTACGATAGCGCAGAAGAGAACAGTAGCAGACAACTATAACCCTTGCGGTACATCCATGCTGCCCGACAATAAGATTATAATCGACTGCCCGCTGGACGTCAAGTCCGACGAATACCAAGAGCCGTATCAGGCCCTGAAGTGCGCTCCGTATTTCAGTTACAGTACAGTCTTGCTCGAGATGAAGGATTTCGTTAAGGACTCCAATACTGCTTTATCAGGTAAAAATGTTAATCACTTCTGCTTATAGTTAAATGAAAGGTGGCCTTTTCCAAATTGAGTACTTAAAAACTCAGTGACGCTTGTCCAGAATTTAACcttttaagaatttttattttcaatcgaTACGTGTTCTGACCATTTTTGTCATcttgactttttttttctatttccaaTTCTCggtggcgaaggaaaacatcgtgagaaaacccaCTTGTGTTTTTTGTTGGATTCCTAATGCCACGAGGGCAAAGTAATCCAAATTTTGTACTCAAAACGAGACTCCACCCCTAGCCTCTTAGCCCTAGCCTTTTCATTTCGGTCAAAACTAATATAGGGTATAGTGATGTAATAAATGTATCTTGTGGGAAATAATAAAGTTTCCGTTAGAAACTCAAATATATAAACTCAATCTAACTTACAACATATTAAAATGTCTCGCGACAACTTCAATTATTAAGAAAGGTGTACTTCAaatccttataatatttaacacaataCTCGTAACGCCCACCACAGACAGCTCCAACTACGACTACGCTGTACCTGAACTGAGTTCGGCCCCTCTCCTCACTAAACGGAGACTAGCAGACAGTCTCTCCGACCGTGCCACCGAGCTCGTCGGCGACCATATGGAGACCCTCGACCTCGACACCAGGCGGTCAGCAGCCGGCTCGATCCGCTCTAAACACAGCACAAGGGTGAGTGGTACATTTTCTACTTTAATGGTTCAATAGGAGGGACCATCGCAACTAGaaaataacgtaataatataataaaaaaagttacatttcTAAGTAGATGTGCTTGTGAAATGtcttttctaaataataaatggtaTCGAACCCGTGTCCCCAGTCTCCCAGCCAACAAGAGGTGCTGATCGATCTGAAGCGTCGCTTGGACAACACCAACGTCATCGAGTTCCCGAGACACCGACTCCGCATGATCTCGAAGCTGGCTGAGGGTGCATTCGGCACTGTGAGTTacccgatttttttttctgtaatctATTAACAGTCGATTTTtccattttaatgttatttaaaaaaatacaccaaCACCTCCGGtggagaaaaaaaatataaaaattcgaAAATGGAACGTATGTCTTTTTTAATGGCTGACagataatatcataaatatgtaaAGTGAAAGTCGGCTACTATGTTTGGCAGTTTTAATAGAAAAGcatgatatatgtatatcagcaaatatatatgtatatcaacaTCATAGCAAAGCACAGAAACATATTCGTAATTCCTACTTTTTCCTGGTTTCTCTTCCTGGTCTTTATATTAGTCCTAGCGAGCACCGACGTGTCGGCGAGTTGTATGCCGTAGGTACCTGCTTATATGAAATTGTGGCAAATAAGTTATTTCATCTGTCACATTCAGATGTCCTGACGATGTTCCTCTTTGCCGCAACATgaagtgaattataaatacaatatatatgaaaattcaatagtgcTTCCGAATTTGAATCCTCAATCTTGGGCTAAGATTCATATATTGTAGCCATCGCTCCATCGGTTCTATAATAAACAAGGAACGTAACATTGatgttatgtatacatatatttgccaGAGCAAAttttttactgatggtagagctttgtgcaaactcgtctgggtaggtaccacccactcatcagatattctatcgcaaaacaatAGTGCTTGGTATtcttgttttccggtttgaagggtgagtgagccagtgtaattacaggcacaagggacataacatcttagttcccaaggttggtggcgcattggatatgtaagcgatggttgacatttcttacaatgccaatgtccatagGCGTTGGTTACCATTtatcatatgctcgtccgccttcctattttataaaaaaccccTTACCGTTCTGTCTATTATagcaataaacattatttttacccCCACTTTTACATTTATGCTTATTTTTCGGTTAATCTTCGGGTTTTCGCAAAAAAATCACTTGaatttattgttacataaaGAAGGACACGTCCACAAAGACACATTCGCGTCTTAGATATTAGAAGGGATTATTTTACCATAAAATGATGGGGGTTAATACTTACGACAGTTGCTTAATACAATAGAATAGAATTAGTCACTGACGAGTCTTGGTCGTGTTATTAAAGCATTGTAAGAGGTTTTGGGCTTTTGGATTGGTGAGAGGGTGTTTCTATTATTGTGACGTTTTTAATTAGTCGTGATCGTTTAGGTATATGTAGCGGAAGCAGATGGCGTGCCGGAGTATAACGGTACCATCACCTCGGAGAAGCGACTGGTGGCAGTCAAGTTCCTCTGCCACGACGCTTCCGCCAAGGAGAGGTATATCATGTATGcgcttctttttataatattttattttttcatatattaatttatatatttcgtcttataataaaacaagacGATAGATCCGACCAGTGTTTGACCTCTTAAGCCTCTATCGCCTTTTGGGTAAAATTACATTTCTCTGCCCCCCTGGTCTGGTTGAGATTATCGGCTACAGACTGAGATAATAGAATGTCTGTGTTAACGCTCAAACCGTGATATAGGAGAACAATATCTTTAATAGTATGTAGTATGTACGTTCCCAACTAAACTTTAATGCGTCTTTCCTAAACTaacttattagaaatatattaaaaacgcgAGTATTCTTAGTACTGCcaactgaataaataaaaaaacctcaaaaaactttattaaaactatattaaaaataaaacagtttggTCGTTGATATTCTCGAAGGATTTTGCTATGaactgatattttatttgtttttaaataaaatcttgtttCAGGGAGGATTTTGAGAGAGATGTACGCATTCTCGCTGCGCTTTCATCGCCTCACCTCGCGAGAGTGTTGGGCGCATGTCGATCCCCACCACTGGCTGTCGTCCTCGAGTACTTGGAACTGGGTAAACGATATCagattatataagttatatttttcgaCAGTCATATACTTtttgaaaaagttatttatagttCACAGGCAATGCTGctgctggttttttttttttgataaatttaaggTCTTAAATGACTTGTCATCCTTTTTAAACATCAAATTTGAGAAAGAGATGGCAAAAATGTCGGTCTGATATTAGACAACCCAAcaaatagaacaataataatataacaacattgaatagatataaatattgattactATGATTGGATGGAGTTTACCATTGACACCACACACCGTTTCCAGGTGATTTGTGCGCGTTCCTCCGCACGTCTCCCCCCGGCAGCGTGAGCACGGGCACGCTGCTGCACGTCGCGACGCAGATCTCGGCGGGCATGCACTACCTGGAGTCACTCAATTTTGTTCATCGGGACCTCGCCACTAGGTATGCTTGCTTACACTGTTTCATAACGAGTAGGGTAGGattatatattggtatttaattttcatttttctaCGATAACTcgcattttaatttctataactGGCAACCCAATGACAATATACGGAGTACACTTAACGATTACTAAATTAAAtcacgttttaaataaaacttgaaaagaaaacaaatatagtgtattattctatatattacataagtgcaaaagttaaaatatattacaattatgatttataatatactattattattataatataattaaattattgcagGAATTGCCTGATCGGGAAGGGTTATCAGATAAAAATAAGCGATTTCGGCACCGACAACGAGGCTTACTCGTGCGACTACTACAAGGTAGACGGTAGGATCCCGTTACCCCTGCGGTGGGCGGCGTGGGAGTCTGTGCTCAGGGGAAAGTATACCACCAAGAGCGACGTGTGGGCTTTCGCGGTTACCCTGCACGAGATATTCACGATCTGCAGGAGGCGCCCCTACGAACATCTTACGGAGGCTGAGGTGAGGGGAGAGATAATCACACACACTATCAAGCCAAACAAACAAGGCAGATACTTGCCATTCGCGACATTTCGAGGATATCTTAATTGCGATTGTATTTGTCACAAATTGTAAATGATTCATACTgaatcaaaaatgtttttcgtCACAGGTACTGGAGAACCTTTCTCACCTCCAAGCTGACGACGGCCTCTTCGAATGCATAGACCGCTGTCCCGGCCTGCCCCGAGACATCTACGAGCTCATGTGTGAATGTTGGAGACGAGATGAACTGGAGAGACCGACCTTCGCCGAGATACATCTGTTCTTACAGAGAAAAGGCCTCGGATACGCGACCTCGTGACTGGCGGTCCCCCCGGGGTATCTTTGGACTTAACCGGCTAGCGGTGGGTGCGGTTGTTGCGATTGATTCTCTTACCAGTCTGATTTTATTTACTCCCACACTATTAAAGCGTAACAGCAAAATCAAATAACGAATCGACTGAGTTTCTAAGCAAGTTCATACCGAAGCCAACGTATTGAACATACACTGAACTGCGTCTCCGCAAAGGGAAATTAGCAATTTTTGTGGTGTCACcactaaactatatttatagttatgtaaTTGTTGATAAATTCTTGGTGAATTACAATACGTTGCGTAAATAGAAATTGTCAACGATTTTAATGGAAACGCATTATTCGTTCATAGAAGATCGGTAAATAAAgtttcttttgtaattatatagaCCGCGTGAGGTAACTGTACGCTTTAATGTTGGGGAAGTGTCGAGTCCCTCTTCCCGAGCTGAGATACCGGATTATGTATTGATAAGTTCATTGTATGTATCGCTTTACTTTATATCGGCAACCAATatgttataacatataaaaatatatcgtgttaaattaaattatttaatattatgttttagatagttattaatttacattttatttggaaatattGCGTTCGCAAATAaatccatttatatttatatgtcaagTATAAACATCGAATGATAATAGGAGTAACTGAACACATCTGGACGTTTTGTATTGGATCGACGAAGCTGAAATTATTGTACGATTGAGATATCTCGTTTGCAAGACTACCGAAAGACTGAAAATGTGTTAAATTACTCTGATCTTTAATCAGTTTAGACTAAAATAAAAGCCTGCAGATGTGTTTATCGTTGAGAGGTTATTATTTGTGAAAACCGGCGTCTTGGCTTACGGTGACCAGGAGGTATTCCAGGATACCGTATTAGATAAGTTTGATATTTTATCGACTTTCAGTATTCGTTACTCACTTCACTATCAACTGTTTTAtatgtaacttatatttatagtttttttttaaatatataaactatcgaTTATATTTGagtaatttcataaatttactTTAGCTTGAAATGCATAAGCGAAATTTTGAGGTGCGGCCGTCGATACTTAGGCCTAATAAttgactttaaataataaaatatttatatatatattatacacttggaccatcgcttatatcgcctaaagattttttatctgttaacaTTGAGGTTTCCGTTACAGAGAGAAACatgtacttaataatttaaaggtTCATTAAAAGCTTTAATCCATCTTAAAATACAacgaaatttttaaaaacaataattttaagtatttttagtattataaaaaaaaaaatatttcgtgcCATATACGATATTACTGAAATTGTTTACAGCGTACATTAtagttagttaattttaaatctagtTACATTGGAATCAAAGAATATTTATTGTAGAGAAAGTAGATCCCGTTTCGAAACGACCGCACCTCGGCTGGACGTCGACAATGACGTATATATAACTAGTTCTTCACCTCGAGAGCTACCTCGTAAGCTTTTAGATAATTTCGACTGATTATCGTACGATAACGATCATTAttgtacttaataaataaaatgactcACTCTTCGGCCTCAGCGCGGCCTTCCGTGTCGTGGTTCGTACGATATCAagagtatatatttatgatgatcTATTAATTTCTGACTGAAAATTCCAAATATCGTTTTATTAATGAACGCTCGTTTCATACATCTATCTCTCTCTCTCAAGCGATGTACGACAGAgacgtttattaatataacgatAATAGTTTTAGGACGTTTTTAAAGTGAAGTTTAATTAGCTGACCACATGGCAGCTAGATTTGGACTTTACGCTGCAGGATTTAAGAGGCTTCTTACTTATGTTGTTGTTAGTGTAACGGCacgtatttttcaatttatgagCTTAATAGCTGTCGTAGGTCGTGTCGAGTGTTGCCAATATGTATACAGTCGATAAATAGTTCGTATTGTTATCTGTTCGCTTGACGTGTAACATGGATTTGGAGGatggattttttaaatttaaccccaatatataaaataatatagtagtCGAAGGAAAAACTATCATAATGACTTAGAACACGTATTGATGactaattaacatatttacaatattatataacaattactaTTAAAGCGTTAGGTACAAAATGGTGTCGATAGAGACACGAGTGCATATGTTTAATACATGTTACACGTTCATCCCCTCTGCGGCGTAACTCACGAGTGAGCGCTTAACAGACACTAGAGACAATCACTCCTTTCACCCCTTGAGCATAGACAACTTCGACTTGGAATGTTACCGACCTAGATagtcatttattttcatacaacaCCTATATTACCTACAATAAAAACAGTGAtcttatatttgtgtatatgtaagtttatatagTTTCATTTTAAAGTCGAtacaatgaattatttaaattaaaaaaaaaaaaagaattataaataaatagatgtaTTATATACACTATAGTTATG
It contains:
- the LOC126780473 gene encoding discoidin domain-containing receptor 2-like isoform X1 — its product is MVPCVVALLLAQALLSQALDISQCIAPLGIESGLIPDRDLTASSSFNDGNVGPQNGRLNQEIKGGAWCPKSQITTESTEWLEVDLHSVHVITGAGTQGRFGNGQGAEYAEAYVLEYWRPKLGKWVRYRAADGQEILSGNTNTYLEKKNHLEPPIWASKIRFIPYSSHRRTVCMRVELYGCYWSVGIVSYSMPKGDKRSNGVELTDMIYDGQWGDELRGGLGQLVDGQFGGDEIREAAKTSAWVGWRNDSRPNPPVIVFEFDKVREFSAVHLYSNNKFMRDVQVFSEAVISFSIGGRHFQDEPIRYTTNEDNIFESSRNVSIKLHHRIGKWVRIELHFSARWILISEVLFDSDVAQGNYTPEILKTTGVKDKTKAPPTKDLPISTAHQEDPLYMAIVVGVLTALVILLAVAVFLIIHRHRHRKCFASPLAKTTIAQKRTVADNYNPCGTSMLPDNKIIIDCPLDVKSDEYQEPYQALKCAPYFSYSTVLLEMKDFVKDSNTALSDSSNYDYAVPELSSAPLLTKRRLADSLSDRATELVGDHMETLDLDTRRSAAGSIRSKHSTRSPSQQEVLIDLKRRLDNTNVIEFPRHRLRMISKLAEGAFGTVYVAEADGVPEYNGTITSEKRLVAVKFLCHDASAKERYIMEDFERDVRILAALSSPHLARVLGACRSPPLAVVLEYLELGDLCAFLRTSPPGSVSTGTLLHVATQISAGMHYLESLNFVHRDLATRNCLIGKGYQIKISDFGTDNEAYSCDYYKVDGRIPLPLRWAAWESVLRGKYTTKSDVWAFAVTLHEIFTICRRRPYEHLTEAEVLENLSHLQADDGLFECIDRCPGLPRDIYELMCECWRRDELERPTFAEIHLFLQRKGLGYATS
- the LOC126780473 gene encoding discoidin domain-containing receptor 2-like isoform X2, with translation MVPCVVALLLAQALLSQALDISQCIAPLGIESGLIPDRDLTASSSFNDGNVGPQNGRLNQEIKGGAWCPKSQITTESTEWLEVDLHSVHVITGAGTQGRFGNGQGAEYAEAYVLEYWRPKLGKWVRYRAADGQEILSGNTNTYLEKKNHLEPPIWASKIRFIPYSSHRRTVCMRVELYGCYWSVGIVSYSMPKGDKRSNGVELTDMIYDGQWGDELRGGLGQLVDGQFGGDEIREAAKTSAWVGWRNDSRPNPPVIVFEFDKVREFSAVHLYSNNKFMRDVQVFSEAVISFSIGGRHFQDEPIRYTTNEDNIFESSRNVSIKLHHRIGKWVRIELHFSARWILISEVLFDSDVAQGNYTPEILKTTGVKDKTKAPPTKDLPISTAHQEDPLYMAIVVGVLTALVILLAVAVFLIIHRHRHRKCFASPLAKTTIAQKRTVADNYNPCGTSMLPDNKIIIDCPLDVKSDEYQEPYQALKCAPYFSYSTVLLEMKDFVKDSNTALSDSSNYDYAVPELSSAPLLTKRRLADSLSDRATELVGDHMETLDLDTRRSAAGSIRSKHSTRSPSQQEVLIDLKRRLDNTNVIEFPRHRLRMISKLAEGAFGTVYVAEADGVPEYNGTITSEKRLVAVKFLCHDASAKEREDFERDVRILAALSSPHLARVLGACRSPPLAVVLEYLELGDLCAFLRTSPPGSVSTGTLLHVATQISAGMHYLESLNFVHRDLATRNCLIGKGYQIKISDFGTDNEAYSCDYYKVDGRIPLPLRWAAWESVLRGKYTTKSDVWAFAVTLHEIFTICRRRPYEHLTEAEVLENLSHLQADDGLFECIDRCPGLPRDIYELMCECWRRDELERPTFAEIHLFLQRKGLGYATS